The DNA region CTTCGCAGCCGTCTGCGAGAAGCCACGGACCGCGAACTTGGTGGCGGAGTACAGCGCGATGCCCGGATTGCCCTCGTGTCCTGCCTGGGATGCGGCGCTGATGATCTTCCCACCGTGACCCAGCTCGCGGAACGCCTTCGCCGCGGCCTGGGTCCCCCAGACGACGCCGTTGAAGTTGATCGAGAAGATCTTCTCGAGGCTCTCGGGCGTGATGTCCTCGATGGGGGACTGCGGTGCGATGCCGGCGTTGTTCACGATCACGTCGAACCCACCGAGCTCGCGGACGGTGGTCTCCACCGCAGCGAACACGCTGTCGCGGTCCGACACGTTCACGGGGACGGCGATCGCGCTGCCGGCCTTGCCTCCGAGTCCCTCGGCGACCGCGTTCGCTGTGTCCATGTTGAGGTCGGCGATCGCGACCGCGAACCCGTCGGCGTGGAACCGCTCGACGATCGCCTGTCCGATGCCCTGTCCGCCTCCGGTGACCAGGGCGACCTTGCCGTTCTCGGCGCGGGACATGTGTGCTCCTCTTCCGCCTCCACGGCGGCGTCGGATCTCGGCGCATTCCGTGGAGGAATGTTCCGTGGAGTGATACTACTCCGTCGCCTCAGTCGTCGACCGAGAAGGCGTCCGCGAGGGCAGCGAGGGCTGTGGTCGTCGCGTCGAGTTGCGCCTGCGTGATCGTGTCCGTGCGGCGACCGAGCTCCTGTCGCGCGGCGCGGAGCCCGTCGGCGAGCGTCTTGCGCCCGGGCTTCGTCATCCGGAGCAGGGAAGACCGGCGGTCGGCGGGGTTCGGGACGCGCTCGGCCAGTCCGGCGCGCTCGAGCCGGTCGACGATCTTGCTCGCGGCCCCGACCGTGATCCCGATCTCGTCGGCCACCTCCTGGACCCGAGCGGACCCGTCGAGTTCGTCGATCGTGCGCAGCGCGGTGATCAGTCCGAGGTTCGTCCCGGTGGCTTCGGAGACCGCCCCGTCGACCGCGCCCCAGAGCCGGATCTCGGCCCGCACCAGGGTGTCGAAGAACCGGAAGCGATCATCAGGACTCGTCGGCACGCGATCATCTTAGGGTGGCCACCACCGAGCACGTGTCGGACCGACGGGCGACGGGCGCCACCGCCGGGTCGGGAGGCGGAGCGCTCGAGGGTGTACGCAGGGCAGTACCGCGTCGACGCGGTGCACGGCGTCGACCACCTCAGGAAGGCGCCCGCCAGATGACTTCTCCGTTCGACCTCACCGGCAGGACCGCCCTCGTCACCGGCGGCAACCAGGGACTCGGCCGGGCGTTCGCGTTCGGTCTCGCCGAGGCCGGCGCCCGCGTCGCCATCGTGGGGCGCTCCGGGGAGCGCAACGCCCGCGTCGCCGCCGAGGCCGCAGACGTCGGCCACGACTTCGTCACCATCACGGCGGACATCACCGACGGCGAGCAGGTGACGCGCATGACCGAGGAGGCGATGACCGCCCTCGGCCGCATCGACGTGCTCGTCAACAACGCCGGCACGTGCCACCACCGCGACGCCTTCGACGTGCCCGACAGCGAGTGGGATGACGTGTTCGACCTCAACGTCCGCGCACTGTGGAAGACGTCGACGGCGGTGGGCGCGCACATGCGCGACGCCGGTTCGGGCTCGATCGTGAACATCGGCAGCATGTCCGGGCTCATCGTCAACCGGCCGCAGTGGCAGCCGGCGTACAACGCGTCGAAGGCCGCCGTGCACCACCTGACGAAGTCGCTCGCGGTCGAGTGGGCGGAGTACGGGATCCGCGTGAACGCCGTCGCACCCGGGTACGTGAAGACCGAGATGGCCCCGGTGGACTCCCCGGAGTTCCGGCGCTACTGGATCGAGGACGCACCGCAGCAGCGGTTCGCCCTGCCCGAGGAGATCGCGCCGAGCGTCGTGTTCCTGGCGAGCGACGCAGCGTCGTTCATCACCGGATCCGTGCTCGTGGCGGACGGCGGCTACAGCGCCGTCTGAGCCGGTTCGGCCACCGGCGTGCCCGCGCGGGTCGTCGCGCGGGCCATGCCGACGGCGACGAGCAAGGCGGCGACGACCGTCAGGACCACGCCTGCGACGGTGATCCCGCCCTCGAACGCGGCCAGCCGATCGACGCTCCAGGACGTCGTCGCGATGCTGCCCGGCACGAGCAGCGCCAGCACCGTCCCGGTCGCCGCGATGCCCACCGCGGTCGCGAGCTCGCTCGAGGTGTCGACGAGCGCCGCCCCGACCGACGTCCGGTTCGACGGCAGGCCCCGGAGCACGTTGTTGCCCGCGACGACCCCGACGACCCGCATCCCCGCGGCGACGAGGACGAGTGCCGCGGCGACCCAGCCGTACCCGGCACGGCCGCCGACCGTGAAGAGCGCGAGTCCTGCCACGACGGCGCCGGCGCTCAGCCGGGCCGCACGGCCGAGGCCCACCCGCTGCACGAACGGGCCGACGAAGCGTCCGGACGCCAGGAGCACCACCACCTGTGGCAGCGTCCCGATCGCGGCCAGCGCCGGCGACCACCCCCAGGCGAACTGCAGCTGCAGCGTCACCAGGTAGGACAGGCCGGAGACGGCCAGCCCGGAGGCCGCTTTGTACGCCAGACCGCTCGCGACGAGCGGACGGGCGAGCAGGCGCAGGTCGAGCAGCGGCTGTGCCGCAGTGCGCTCCCGCTGCACGAAGGCCGCCACCGCCGCGACCGTCACGACGACCCCGATCCACCCCGGCCAGGAGGCGCTGCCCGCCTCCGCGAAGAGGGTGGGCGTCCCGAGTGCACCGACCAGGGCCGTGGTCCCGAACAGCGCGCCGGTCACGTCGATCCGGTCGGGGTGCAGGTCCTCCGGTCGGTCAGCGGGCACGCCGGCTCGGATGCCGACGAACGCGAGCGCCGCGATCGGGACGTTCACCAGGAGCAGGGCCTGCCACGGCGCCACAGCGAGGGCGAAGCCGCCCGCCGTCGGACCGACCGCGAGCCCGACCAGGCCCGCGGTGGAGATGACCGTCAAGGCGCGGACGCGCAGGGCATCGGTGTCGAAGAGCCGGAAGGCCAGGGCCATCGACCCGGGCGTCGTCATGGCCGCTGCGAGCCCCATCAACGCGCGGACCGCGACGAGTTCGCCGGTCGTGGTGACGAGGGTGGTCGCCAGGGCGGAGAGCGCGAGCAGCACCAGACCGATGAGCATGACCCGACGTCGGCCGAACCGGTCGGCGACCGCGCCGAACAGGAGCATGAGGGCGCCGAACACGACCGAGTAGGCACCGGTGGCCCACTGCAGGCCGGTCGTCGACGCGTGGAGTTCTCGGCCGATGGTGGGCAGGGCGACGTTCAGCACCGAGTTGTCGAGCATCTCGAACAGGAAGACGGCGGACAGGCCGGCGAGGGCGATCCCGGCGTCGCGGAGCCGGGCGGGGGAACGGTTGGACACGTGCACTCCTTCGAAGAAGAAGTGGCGACTCGTCCGAGACCGCGTGTGGGTGCCAGGCCGCCGGGGCGACGAGGCGTTTTGC from Curtobacterium sp. MCJR17_020 includes:
- a CDS encoding (S)-acetoin forming diacetyl reductase, producing MSRAENGKVALVTGGGQGIGQAIVERFHADGFAVAIADLNMDTANAVAEGLGGKAGSAIAVPVNVSDRDSVFAAVETTVRELGGFDVIVNNAGIAPQSPIEDITPESLEKIFSINFNGVVWGTQAAAKAFRELGHGGKIISAASQAGHEGNPGIALYSATKFAVRGFSQTAAKDLAQFGITVNTYAPGIVRTPLMADLAKKTAESAGQPEEWGWKQFTDGITLDRLAEASDVANVVAFLAGSDSDYITGQSIIVDGGMVFN
- a CDS encoding MarR family transcriptional regulator — translated: MPTSPDDRFRFFDTLVRAEIRLWGAVDGAVSEATGTNLGLITALRTIDELDGSARVQEVADEIGITVGAASKIVDRLERAGLAERVPNPADRRSSLLRMTKPGRKTLADGLRAARQELGRRTDTITQAQLDATTTALAALADAFSVDD
- a CDS encoding glucose 1-dehydrogenase, whose protein sequence is MTSPFDLTGRTALVTGGNQGLGRAFAFGLAEAGARVAIVGRSGERNARVAAEAADVGHDFVTITADITDGEQVTRMTEEAMTALGRIDVLVNNAGTCHHRDAFDVPDSEWDDVFDLNVRALWKTSTAVGAHMRDAGSGSIVNIGSMSGLIVNRPQWQPAYNASKAAVHHLTKSLAVEWAEYGIRVNAVAPGYVKTEMAPVDSPEFRRYWIEDAPQQRFALPEEIAPSVVFLASDAASFITGSVLVADGGYSAV
- a CDS encoding MFS transporter, which encodes MSNRSPARLRDAGIALAGLSAVFLFEMLDNSVLNVALPTIGRELHASTTGLQWATGAYSVVFGALMLLFGAVADRFGRRRVMLIGLVLLALSALATTLVTTTGELVAVRALMGLAAAMTTPGSMALAFRLFDTDALRVRALTVISTAGLVGLAVGPTAGGFALAVAPWQALLLVNVPIAALAFVGIRAGVPADRPEDLHPDRIDVTGALFGTTALVGALGTPTLFAEAGSASWPGWIGVVVTVAAVAAFVQRERTAAQPLLDLRLLARPLVASGLAYKAASGLAVSGLSYLVTLQLQFAWGWSPALAAIGTLPQVVVLLASGRFVGPFVQRVGLGRAARLSAGAVVAGLALFTVGGRAGYGWVAAALVLVAAGMRVVGVVAGNNVLRGLPSNRTSVGAALVDTSSELATAVGIAATGTVLALLVPGSIATTSWSVDRLAAFEGGITVAGVVLTVVAALLVAVGMARATTRAGTPVAEPAQTAL